A region from the Sorex araneus isolate mSorAra2 chromosome 6, mSorAra2.pri, whole genome shotgun sequence genome encodes:
- the IL2RB gene encoding interleukin-2 receptor subunit beta, protein MAPPWCWPLPLLLLLPEAVSQEATDAHDTLSCFYNSRANISCVWSPPGGLPAASCRLVATSKQRKWQKACELLRGACDLILDQNPEAQKLTSADRVSMEVQCQEAGSWREVTSQCFRPFDYLRLFAPDSLSVTVRDTHLCSNVTWSVFYSYYLESYLEFEVQNRAPSQKWGDAPLLILKQNQKWICLENLVPDTAYEVRVRVRARPRPGERPAVWSPWSAAKAFRTQAAPAGKTQPFSWWYRLVWAVSGTVVFILFTYFLTSNWHVGGWLKKFVKCHIPDPSEFFVQLSSEHGGDFQKWLSSPFPSSAFSPGGPAPEISPLEVLDGEAKAAQWLRLQQARGPPSPSGFTNQGYFFFHLPDALEIEACQVYFTYDPCEEGEPEEGGPGGPGGPLLPALPPQPGEDDAYCSFPPGDHLLRLPPLSTAPRGPGAGEGWPGPSLQTGAPGGAASPPGEHPSPAGPDGAWLCPGLGEAEGKAAGPPGPDPVKAPPACLASNPDAYLSLQELQDQDPAHLV, encoded by the exons ATGGCCCCTCCCTGGTGCTGGCCGCTgcctctcctcctgctcctgcccgaGGCCGTCTCTCAGGAGGCCACAGACGCCCACG ACACCCTCTCCTGCTTCTACAACTCCAGGGCCAACATTTCGTGCGTCTGGAGCCCGCCGGGAGGCCTGCCAGCCGCGTCCTGCCGCCTGGTCGCCACGTCCAAacaacg GAAGTGGCAGAAAGCGTGTGAGCTGCTCCGGGGGGCCTGCGACCTGATCCTGGACCAGAACCCAGAG GCCCAGAAGCTGACCTCGGCGGACAGAGTCAGCATGGAGGTGCAGTGCCAGGAGGCGGGCAGCTGGAGGGAGGTCACCAGCCAGTGCTTCCGGCCCTTCGATTACC TTCGCCTGTTCGCCCCTGACTCCCTCAGTGTCACCGTAAGGGACACCCACCTGTGCAGCAACGTCACCTGGAGTGTTTTCTACTCCTACTACCTCGAGAGCTACCTGGAGTTCGAGGTGCAGAACAGGGCCCCGAGCCAGAAATGGGGG GACGCGCCCCTGCTGATCCTGAAGCAGAACCAGAAGTGGATCTGCCTGGAGAACCTGGTTCCGGACACCGCGTACGAGgtgcgcgtgcgcgtgcgcgcgcggcCCCGGCCCGGGGAGCGGCCCGCGGTGTGGAGCCCCTGGAGCGCGGCCAAGGCCTTCCGGACGCAAGCAG cccccgcCGGGAAGACCCAGCCCTTCTCCTGGTGGTACCGCCTGGTCTGGGCCGTCAGCGGGACGGTGGTCTTCATCCTGTTCACTTACTTCCTCACCAGCAACTGGCACGTGGGAGGCTG GCTCAAGAAATTCGTGAAGTGCCACATTCCAGACCCCTCGGAGTTCTTCGTCCAGCTCAGCTCCGAGCACGGAGGAGACTTCCAG AAGTGGCTCTCCTCGCCCTTCCCCTCCTCGGCCTTCAGCCCCGGGGGCCCGGCGCCCGAGATCTCGCCGCTGGAGGTGCTGGACGGGGAGGCCAAGGCGGCCCAGTGGCTGCGGCTGCAGCAGGCCCGGGGGCCGCCCTCGCCCAGCGGCTTCACCAACCAGGGCTACTTCTTCTTCCACCTCCCGGACGCGCTGGAGATCGAGGCCTGCCAGGTCTACTTCACCTACGACCCCTGCGAGGAGGGGGAGCCCGAGgagggggggcccggggggccggggggccccctgctcccggccctgcccccgcAGCCGGGGGAGGACGACGCCTACTGCAGCTTCCCCCCGGGGGACCACCTGCTGCGCCTCccccccctcagcactgccccgcggggccccggggccggggagggctggCCGGGCCCCTCCCTGCAGACCGGAGCCCCCGGGGGGGCCGCCTCCCCGCCCGGCGAGCACCCCAGCCCGGCAGGCCCCGATGGGGCGTGGCTGTGCCCGGGCCTGGGGGAAGCGGAGGGGAAGGCCGCTGGCCCGCCCGGACCAGACCCCGTCAAGGCCCCTCCTGCCTGCTTGGCCTCGAACCCTGACGCTTATCTGTCCCTCCAAGAACTGCAGGACCAGGACCCAGCTCACCTGGTGTAG